In the Roseibium sp. HPY-6 genome, one interval contains:
- a CDS encoding GTP-binding protein, which translates to MVSPGPSGKKGPKPPIPLSVLTGFLGSGKTTLLNEILKDPAMANTAVIINEFGEIGLDHLFVEQAGEGIVELSSGCLCCTIRGDLVTTLENLLRHLDNGRTERLDRVIIETTGLADPAPILHTIMLHPYLVMRYRLDSVVTLIDAINGRSTLDQHEEARKQAAVADRIVLTKTDLLEKEQDHAEFEALQHRLKGLNPGAQRLNVQSGEAQPDRLFNAGLYDPKSKIPDVATWLNEEAFAETAHDHDHSHAHGHGHHHHHHDDGHGHSHDVNRHSEAIRAFTLATDRPVSASALEMFLDLLRSAHGPKLLRVKGIVQLAEDPERPVVIHGVQHVFHPPATLDAWPDADKRTRMVFITKDLPEGFVRKMFEAFSGALLPDTPDPKVLTDNPLAVSGFTSPIR; encoded by the coding sequence ATGGTTTCCCCCGGTCCCTCCGGAAAAAAAGGCCCCAAACCTCCCATTCCCTTGTCGGTTCTGACTGGCTTTCTCGGATCGGGAAAAACCACCTTGTTAAACGAGATCCTGAAGGATCCGGCGATGGCCAACACTGCGGTCATCATCAACGAATTTGGTGAAATCGGCCTGGATCACCTCTTTGTCGAGCAGGCAGGAGAAGGGATCGTCGAGCTTTCTTCCGGATGCCTTTGCTGCACGATCCGGGGTGACCTGGTGACGACACTTGAGAACCTGCTGCGTCATCTGGACAACGGCCGCACTGAACGTCTTGATCGAGTGATCATTGAAACCACCGGTCTCGCCGATCCCGCGCCGATCCTCCATACCATCATGCTGCATCCCTATCTCGTGATGAGATACCGTCTCGACAGCGTGGTCACCCTGATTGACGCAATCAATGGCCGTTCAACACTCGATCAACACGAAGAGGCGCGTAAACAGGCGGCTGTTGCCGACCGGATCGTGCTAACGAAAACGGATTTGCTTGAAAAAGAGCAGGATCATGCAGAATTTGAAGCTCTGCAACATCGGCTGAAAGGCCTGAACCCGGGCGCTCAGCGACTGAATGTGCAGTCAGGTGAAGCCCAACCAGATCGACTATTCAATGCCGGGCTTTATGACCCGAAGAGCAAGATACCGGATGTGGCGACCTGGTTGAATGAGGAAGCCTTTGCCGAGACGGCGCATGATCATGATCATTCACATGCTCACGGGCACGGGCACCACCACCATCATCACGATGACGGCCACGGGCACTCACATGATGTCAATCGGCACAGTGAGGCAATACGCGCCTTCACGCTTGCCACCGATCGGCCGGTTTCCGCTTCCGCGCTGGAAATGTTTCTCGATCTGCTGCGCTCGGCGCATGGCCCGAAGCTGCTTCGGGTGAAAGGCATCGTGCAACTGGCGGAAGATCCGGAAAGACCGGTTGTCATTCACGGCGTGCAACATGTGTTTCATCCGCCGGCAACGCTGGATGCCTGGCCGGATGCCGACAAGCGGACTCGCATGGTGTTCATAACAAAAGACCTGCCGGAAGGGTTCGTGAGGAAAATGTTCGAGGCTTTTTCAGGTGCCCTGCTTCCCGATACGCCGGATCCAAAGGTCCTGACGGACAACCCGCTGGCGGTCTCCGGGTTCACAAGCCCGATACGCTGA
- a CDS encoding ParD-like family protein produces the protein MGIVKIGEDLHDDIRRASTVMCRSINAQAEFWMKIGMLAEANPTLSFSEIIKMQLKAADIPHQDKTAA, from the coding sequence ATGGGCATCGTAAAGATCGGGGAAGACCTGCACGACGATATCCGCCGCGCCAGCACAGTCATGTGCAGGTCCATCAATGCGCAGGCCGAGTTCTGGATGAAAATCGGCATGCTGGCCGAGGCGAACCCGACACTCTCATTCAGCGAGATCATCAAGATGCAGCTGAAAGCCGCCGACATTCCGCATCAAGACAAAACGGCCGCCTGA
- the map gene encoding type I methionyl aminopeptidase: MVKTPDELALMRVSGKLLASVFEQLDTMDLRGFSTLEVNNLVERFITGTLDARPASKGQYGFEYVLNSSINDVVCHGVPGRTAIIRDGDIINLDITLEKNGFIADSSKTYIVGNASPAARRLVRVAYRALWKGIEAVRPGAHLGDVGFAIEKHAKRNGYSVVRDYCGHGIGREMHEEPKVLNFGRRGAGLKLREGMVFTIEPMINQGTRKVTTADDGWEVLTGDGKLSAQFEHTIAVTDIGAEVLTLRNDESAIG; encoded by the coding sequence GTGGTAAAGACCCCTGACGAGCTGGCGCTGATGCGTGTCTCAGGAAAGTTGCTGGCATCCGTCTTCGAACAGCTGGATACGATGGATCTCAGAGGCTTTTCGACACTGGAGGTCAACAACCTGGTAGAGCGCTTTATCACAGGCACTCTGGACGCGCGCCCGGCGAGCAAAGGGCAATACGGCTTCGAATATGTCCTGAACAGCTCGATTAACGACGTCGTCTGTCACGGTGTCCCCGGTCGGACTGCGATTATCCGAGACGGCGACATTATCAACCTCGATATCACGCTCGAAAAGAACGGCTTCATTGCCGATTCGAGCAAGACATACATTGTTGGAAACGCGTCGCCGGCCGCAAGACGGCTAGTACGCGTCGCGTACCGCGCGCTCTGGAAGGGCATCGAGGCGGTGCGGCCGGGCGCTCATCTGGGCGATGTCGGCTTTGCGATCGAAAAACACGCGAAACGGAATGGATATTCTGTCGTTCGCGATTATTGCGGACATGGCATAGGCCGTGAAATGCACGAAGAGCCTAAAGTCCTCAATTTTGGACGCCGCGGCGCGGGGTTGAAGTTGCGCGAAGGCATGGTCTTCACAATCGAGCCAATGATCAATCAGGGGACACGTAAGGTCACCACAGCGGACGATGGCTGGGAAGTCCTGACAGGCGATGGAAAGCTGTCCGCTCAATTTGAGCACACGATTGCCGTCACTGATATCGGCGCAGAGGTCCTTACCCTGCGAAACGATGAATCAGCCATAGGTTAG
- a CDS encoding D-alanyl-D-alanine carboxypeptidase family protein: MFSSPIGRLTVFFIVLFGFVLGPGPEPARADIGAFILIDAKSGNVLEENNATRKWYPASLTKMMTAYVTFKAIREGRATLKSAVVQSKNSLSEPPSKMGFKVGTRFTIETALKIILIKSANDVAVALGEAVSGSEAAFIAAMNAEARRLGMTNTRFTNPHGLPDNGQVTTARDMAILAMALRKDFPESKDFYNHPGIRFGKKTLRSANREFLLRVPGANGMKTGYICNSGYNVAASVSRRGRTLIAIILGAGSGLERTAFARQLFDKGFKKRRGGRNVASLTGTSGNPPANGYCRRNRSPGAKAYMARFDMKNEPSGGFLFFRSANDKQLKKVDESGFTLANGKPDWAKILDRTLGPRRVAYRPLQVGLGNPTGSPKASGSVAGAGIPASDIPVPSANPVRRAQTQIREKLQNTAQGSSSGAISQASAAAIPQATADASTQAAPGSIFRKGLDFTVPVPTPSPRK; encoded by the coding sequence GTGTTTTCAAGCCCAATCGGCCGCCTGACAGTTTTTTTTATCGTTCTTTTCGGCTTCGTCCTGGGCCCGGGACCCGAGCCTGCGCGCGCGGATATCGGGGCTTTCATCCTGATCGATGCCAAGTCGGGCAATGTTCTTGAAGAAAATAATGCCACGCGAAAATGGTACCCGGCGTCCCTGACGAAGATGATGACTGCCTACGTCACCTTCAAGGCAATCCGCGAAGGACGTGCCACGCTCAAATCGGCAGTTGTTCAATCAAAGAACTCATTGTCCGAACCACCCAGCAAAATGGGCTTCAAGGTCGGGACGCGCTTTACCATCGAAACGGCCCTGAAGATTATCCTGATCAAGTCTGCAAATGACGTTGCAGTGGCTCTGGGCGAAGCTGTCTCCGGTTCGGAGGCAGCGTTTATCGCTGCGATGAATGCGGAAGCCAGACGGCTTGGCATGACCAACACGCGTTTCACAAATCCGCATGGATTGCCGGACAACGGTCAGGTCACGACGGCACGGGACATGGCCATCCTCGCGATGGCGCTGCGTAAAGACTTTCCGGAATCCAAGGATTTTTACAATCATCCGGGGATTCGTTTCGGCAAAAAGACGCTGCGGTCCGCAAACCGGGAGTTCCTGCTGCGGGTTCCCGGCGCAAACGGGATGAAAACGGGATATATCTGCAACTCCGGCTATAATGTTGCAGCGTCTGTTTCCCGCCGCGGCCGCACGTTGATCGCGATTATCCTCGGCGCCGGATCCGGGCTGGAGAGGACAGCTTTCGCGCGCCAGCTCTTCGACAAGGGTTTCAAGAAACGCCGCGGAGGAAGAAACGTTGCCAGCCTGACCGGAACCTCCGGCAATCCGCCTGCAAATGGCTACTGCCGCCGCAACAGAAGTCCTGGCGCCAAAGCTTATATGGCTCGTTTCGACATGAAAAACGAACCTTCCGGTGGTTTCCTGTTTTTCAGAAGTGCAAACGACAAACAGCTGAAGAAAGTCGATGAAAGCGGGTTCACGCTCGCAAACGGCAAACCTGACTGGGCAAAAATTCTCGACCGGACCCTCGGGCCGCGCAGGGTCGCTTACCGCCCGTTACAGGTTGGTCTTGGTAACCCGACCGGCTCGCCGAAGGCGTCCGGATCTGTTGCGGGAGCGGGAATACCCGCCAGCGACATTCCGGTGCCGTCCGCCAATCCGGTTCGACGTGCTCAAACGCAAATTCGAGAGAAACTGCAAAATACGGCGCAAGGCAGCAGTTCCGGCGCGATTTCGCAAGCTTCGGCGGCCGCGATTCCGCAGGCAACGGCTGACGCCTCCACGCAGGCGGCACCCGGCTCGATATTCCGCAAAGGCCTCGATTTTACGGTACCTGTCCCAACGCCCAGCCCCCGCAAGTGA
- a CDS encoding urease accessory protein UreD: MYDAAPASDLSLQAKPLQRVRGAARIRFSNRAGATRLADLYQKGSAKVRMPRIYGGAPTAVLINTAGGLTGGDELEYDVAIGDDAHAIVTSQTAERAYRSNGGSAKVTGSLRVGARATLEWLPQETLLFDRSSLSRTLRADLARDARLMMLETVVLGRTAMGETIERLSFKDRWRIRRAGKLVFADDIRIDGVPEDILRGPATAGGGHVFATFVDCAADAGDRLSLARTVLDALPLGATRFAVSSWNDLLVARLVSSDGRDLRNTLISFLTGYRAADLPRVWYC, encoded by the coding sequence ATGTATGATGCTGCACCGGCATCAGATTTGAGTTTACAAGCCAAACCTCTGCAGCGTGTCAGAGGAGCCGCCCGCATCCGTTTCTCAAACCGCGCGGGGGCTACCCGGCTTGCGGACCTTTACCAGAAGGGCTCGGCGAAAGTCCGGATGCCGAGGATCTATGGTGGCGCGCCCACGGCTGTGCTGATCAACACGGCCGGCGGACTCACCGGTGGTGACGAATTGGAATACGACGTTGCAATCGGCGACGATGCACACGCGATTGTGACCAGCCAAACTGCCGAGCGCGCCTATCGCAGCAATGGCGGCTCGGCAAAAGTGACAGGGTCTCTGCGTGTCGGCGCGCGAGCGACACTTGAATGGCTTCCTCAGGAAACGCTGCTCTTCGACCGGTCCAGCCTATCGCGAACCCTTAGAGCGGATCTTGCCCGGGACGCACGCTTGATGATGCTTGAGACCGTTGTTCTTGGGCGCACCGCGATGGGCGAGACCATCGAAAGGCTGTCCTTCAAGGACAGATGGCGCATCCGGCGGGCCGGTAAACTGGTTTTCGCCGACGACATTCGCATAGACGGCGTGCCCGAAGACATTCTGCGCGGCCCCGCTACGGCAGGGGGCGGCCATGTGTTTGCGACATTCGTCGATTGCGCGGCTGACGCCGGCGACCGACTGTCTCTTGCACGCACTGTGCTGGACGCTCTACCGTTGGGCGCGACGCGCTTCGCCGTCAGTTCCTGGAACGATCTGCTGGTGGCGCGCCTTGTATCGAGCGACGGTCGCGATTTGCGAAATACGTTGATTTCCTTTTTGACCGGATACCGTGCGGCTGACCTGCCGCGCGTCTGGTATTGTTAG
- a CDS encoding urease subunit gamma: protein MNLTPREKDKLLISMAAMVARRRLERGVKLNHPEAIALITDFVVEGARDGRSVADLMAAGATVLTREQVMEGIAEMIHDVQVEATFPDGTKLVTVHEPIR, encoded by the coding sequence GTGAACCTTACTCCCCGCGAGAAGGACAAACTGCTCATTTCAATGGCCGCCATGGTCGCACGCCGCAGACTGGAGCGGGGTGTCAAACTCAATCACCCCGAGGCGATCGCGCTGATCACGGATTTTGTCGTCGAAGGTGCGAGAGACGGCCGGTCAGTCGCGGATCTGATGGCCGCGGGCGCTACCGTTCTGACCCGCGAACAGGTCATGGAAGGCATCGCTGAAATGATCCACGACGTTCAGGTTGAGGCCACCTTCCCGGACGGGACAAAACTTGTCACTGTCCACGAGCCAATCCGATAA
- a CDS encoding urease subunit beta — translation MIPGEIFPAHGEIELNAGLETVELDVSNTGDRPVQVGSHYHFAETNEGLSFDREKARGMRLDIPAGTAVRFEPGQTRSVKLVPYRGNRTVYGFNQKVMGQL, via the coding sequence ATGATACCCGGTGAAATCTTTCCTGCACACGGTGAAATCGAACTGAACGCCGGTCTTGAGACCGTAGAGCTTGATGTCTCCAACACCGGAGACAGGCCTGTTCAGGTCGGCAGCCATTATCACTTCGCTGAAACAAACGAAGGCCTTTCATTCGATCGCGAAAAAGCCAGGGGCATGCGCCTGGATATTCCGGCAGGGACCGCCGTGCGTTTCGAGCCTGGTCAGACAAGATCGGTAAAGCTCGTGCCTTATCGCGGCAACCGGACCGTCTACGGTTTCAATCAGAAGGTCATGGGCCAATTATGA
- a CDS encoding lysozyme inhibitor LprI family protein, translating to MNATAKASSALAGATLAILVGSPVQAQTSVDCSNPVSQVEMTYCAEQDWMEADAALNKVYGLAMAKMRETDGYLPDNLKGAADALRDAQRAWIPYRDKACAAYGYLARGGTLEPQLIYACRADLTRARVTELEDLARGLGN from the coding sequence ATGAATGCCACGGCCAAAGCGTCTTCAGCGCTTGCCGGAGCGACCCTCGCCATTCTGGTCGGGTCGCCTGTTCAGGCGCAGACCAGCGTCGACTGCAGCAATCCGGTCAGTCAGGTTGAGATGACCTATTGTGCTGAGCAGGACTGGATGGAAGCCGATGCGGCGCTGAACAAGGTCTACGGGCTTGCCATGGCCAAGATGCGCGAAACCGATGGCTACCTGCCCGACAATCTGAAGGGAGCGGCGGACGCCCTGCGCGATGCCCAGCGGGCCTGGATTCCCTATCGCGACAAGGCTTGCGCGGCATATGGTTATCTCGCTCGCGGCGGCACCTTGGAACCGCAGCTCATTTACGCGTGCCGCGCCGACCTGACGCGCGCCCGCGTCACTGAACTGGAAGACCTTGCCAGGGGGCTTGGAAACTGA
- a CDS encoding lysozyme inhibitor LprI family protein, whose protein sequence is MRLQLCVTFLVSVLSAPFASAQENIDCGYPLNNNERTYCAEKALKDANASMEEAYEKLHARVVAIDENLPEHLKGSPAALEEAQSAWISFREKDCEAYSFPFKGGTRGNELYRNCMIVMTMQRTDDLQATLDDYGE, encoded by the coding sequence ATGCGCCTCCAGCTTTGCGTCACGTTCCTTGTTAGCGTTCTTTCCGCGCCATTTGCGTCGGCGCAGGAGAACATCGATTGCGGTTATCCTCTCAACAACAACGAGCGCACCTATTGTGCCGAAAAAGCGCTCAAGGATGCCAATGCCAGCATGGAGGAAGCGTATGAAAAGCTTCATGCCAGGGTTGTTGCGATTGATGAAAACCTGCCTGAGCACCTTAAAGGCAGTCCCGCTGCGCTCGAAGAGGCACAATCCGCATGGATTTCTTTTCGCGAGAAAGACTGTGAAGCATACAGTTTTCCCTTCAAGGGCGGGACCCGCGGAAACGAACTCTACCGTAACTGCATGATCGTCATGACCATGCAGCGCACCGACGATTTGCAAGCAACGCTCGATGACTATGGTGAATAG